In Streptomyces puniciscabiei, a single genomic region encodes these proteins:
- a CDS encoding pyridoxamine 5'-phosphate oxidase family protein, whose translation MGTTARAAKFYDEQVLDRLNPRMREFAARQEMFFLATSDRHGECDNTFRAGPPGFVQVFDDRTLAYPEYRGNGVLASLGNIQENPHVGILMIDFLQDRIGLHVNGRARVLTDEEMRRERPDLPVEPVPGRRARLWVEVTVEEAYIHCAKHIPHLQKVPARGDRAWGTDDSRRKGGDFFGAAAEAADRAPDERPRRKADDTPSRASAPPQAARPAGRAW comes from the coding sequence ATGGGCACCACGGCCCGCGCCGCCAAGTTCTACGACGAGCAGGTGCTCGACCGGCTCAACCCGCGGATGCGGGAGTTCGCGGCGCGGCAGGAGATGTTCTTCCTCGCCACCTCCGACCGTCACGGGGAGTGTGACAACACCTTCCGGGCCGGTCCGCCCGGCTTCGTCCAGGTCTTCGACGACAGGACGCTGGCCTACCCCGAGTACCGCGGCAACGGCGTCCTCGCCAGCCTCGGCAACATCCAGGAGAATCCGCACGTCGGCATTCTCATGATCGACTTCCTTCAGGACCGGATAGGCCTCCACGTCAACGGCCGGGCCCGTGTCCTGACCGACGAGGAGATGCGCCGGGAGCGTCCGGACCTGCCGGTCGAACCCGTGCCCGGCCGCCGTGCCCGGCTGTGGGTGGAGGTCACGGTGGAGGAGGCGTACATCCACTGCGCCAAGCACATCCCGCATCTGCAGAAGGTGCCGGCACGCGGGGACCGCGCGTGGGGCACGGACGACTCCAGGCGCAAGGGCGGTGACTTCTTCGGCGCGGCGGCCGAGGCGGCCGACCGCGCTCCGGACGAGCGCCCGCGCCGCAAGGCCGACGACACCCCGTCCAGGGCATCGGCCCCGCCGCAGGCCGCCCGGCCGGCCGGAAGGGCCTGGTGA
- a CDS encoding AMP-binding protein gives MRVPMTVADFLERAELGFASDTGVVDEPDQPGVPVPEATYGRLGERVRAWQAGLDALGVGERERVAVVSPNSARLLELLFAVPMSGRICVPVNFRLKPDEVEYVVQQSGSSVLLVDPELDGTLSGVKARHRFVLGEQTETELMRFGVAPRPWSDPDEDATATINYTSGTTARPKGVQLTHRNIWVNGMTFGLHTRAWERDVYMHTLPMFHCNGWGMPYVMAGLGVKQVVLRKVDGAEILRRVDRHGVTLMCGAPAVWKAVLDAAASWEGEIPGRDRVRIVCAGAPPPSTLIRRVGEELGWEFTQIYGLTETSPLLTFNRSRPADEGLPSEERARKLSRAGLPALGVRLKVSGTGEVLARSNVVLDGYWEKPQETAAALRDGWFHTGDGGTIDESDGHLTISDRKKDVIITGGENVSSIEVEDAVFSHPSVAEVAVIGVPDEKWGETVKALVVLAEGATATEADIIAHCKQRLAGYKAPTSVEFRDAIPRTATGKIQKFKLRQPYWSGLDRKVN, from the coding sequence ATGCGTGTTCCGATGACGGTCGCCGATTTTCTCGAGCGGGCCGAGTTGGGTTTCGCCTCCGACACCGGTGTGGTGGACGAGCCGGATCAGCCGGGCGTGCCGGTACCGGAGGCGACGTACGGGCGGCTGGGTGAGCGGGTGCGCGCCTGGCAGGCGGGACTGGATGCGCTGGGCGTGGGTGAGCGTGAGCGGGTGGCGGTGGTCAGCCCCAACTCCGCACGCCTGCTGGAGCTGCTGTTCGCGGTGCCGATGAGCGGTCGGATCTGCGTGCCGGTCAACTTCCGCCTCAAGCCCGACGAGGTCGAGTACGTGGTGCAGCAGAGCGGCTCGTCGGTGCTGCTCGTCGACCCGGAGCTGGACGGGACGCTGTCCGGAGTCAAGGCGCGCCACCGGTTCGTCCTCGGGGAGCAGACCGAGACCGAGCTGATGCGCTTCGGCGTAGCCCCCCGGCCGTGGTCGGACCCGGACGAGGATGCCACCGCGACGATCAACTACACGTCAGGGACCACCGCCCGCCCGAAGGGGGTGCAGCTGACCCACCGCAACATTTGGGTGAACGGGATGACCTTCGGGCTGCACACCAGGGCGTGGGAGCGCGATGTGTACATGCACACGCTGCCGATGTTCCACTGCAACGGCTGGGGCATGCCCTATGTGATGGCCGGACTGGGCGTGAAGCAGGTGGTGTTGCGCAAGGTCGACGGCGCGGAGATCCTGCGCCGGGTCGACCGGCACGGCGTGACGCTGATGTGCGGCGCGCCGGCGGTGTGGAAGGCGGTGCTGGATGCGGCGGCTTCGTGGGAGGGCGAGATCCCTGGCCGTGACCGGGTACGGATCGTGTGCGCGGGGGCTCCGCCGCCGAGCACGCTGATCCGGCGGGTGGGGGAGGAACTGGGCTGGGAGTTCACGCAGATCTACGGCCTGACCGAGACGTCCCCGCTGCTCACGTTCAACCGGTCCAGGCCGGCAGACGAGGGACTGCCCTCTGAGGAGCGGGCGCGCAAGCTGTCCCGTGCCGGACTGCCTGCGCTCGGAGTCAGGCTGAAGGTCTCCGGGACGGGCGAGGTGCTGGCCCGGTCGAACGTCGTACTGGACGGGTACTGGGAGAAGCCGCAGGAGACCGCCGCGGCTCTGCGGGACGGGTGGTTTCACACCGGCGACGGAGGCACGATCGACGAGTCCGACGGTCACCTGACGATCTCCGACCGGAAGAAGGACGTGATCATCACAGGCGGCGAGAACGTGTCTTCCATCGAGGTGGAGGACGCCGTCTTCAGCCACCCGTCGGTCGCCGAGGTCGCCGTCATCGGGGTGCCGGACGAGAAGTGGGGCGAGACGGTCAAGGCCCTCGTGGTGCTCGCCGAGGGAGCCACGGCGACCGAGGCCGACATCATCGCTCACTGCAAGCAGCGCTTGGCGGGCTACAAGGCGCCGACGAGTGTCGAGTTCCGCGATGCCATCCCCCGTACGGCCACCGGCAAGATCCAGAAGTTCAAGCTCCGCCAGCCGTACTGGTCCGGCCTGGACCGGAAGGTCAACTGA
- a CDS encoding acyltransferase family protein: protein MLGLDGLRGLAALYVVLFHCWLYTFPGYPHSSAPPWLDGLMFGRLAVVFFLVLSGFSLALSSAHHGWRSGGVSRYLRRRAWRILPPYWAALAMSLLMSWLVVPASHFGPPTGASVLVYGTLVQDMVSAPPPNGAFWSIGVEAELYLLFPLLLFVRRRWGAAVLVACVTLPVIARGLMAIDASPVEGDNWLAPHLAPVFVAGVVGAGVVTASDRVQRLPWGWFAALAALPVLALGFIQGSVWTVNHYFWVDLAVSPAMAMLLAAVATGRPAILVRLLTARPLRSLGDFSYSLYLIHLPIVMAIARRIAPHFVSPGLSVFGFTLVLGLPVAVFGAWLFSRIFETPFKRNRSWKSMIESVGR from the coding sequence GTGCTGGGCCTCGACGGCCTTCGCGGGCTGGCGGCGTTGTATGTGGTCCTGTTCCACTGCTGGTTGTACACCTTCCCGGGCTACCCCCACAGTTCGGCGCCTCCGTGGCTGGACGGACTGATGTTCGGGCGTCTCGCCGTCGTCTTCTTCCTGGTGCTGTCCGGCTTCTCCCTGGCACTCTCCTCGGCGCATCACGGTTGGCGGTCGGGTGGCGTCAGCCGATACCTGCGCCGGCGCGCCTGGCGCATCCTGCCTCCGTACTGGGCCGCGCTGGCCATGAGCCTGCTCATGTCGTGGCTCGTGGTACCGGCTTCCCACTTCGGGCCACCCACCGGCGCGTCCGTCCTTGTGTACGGCACCCTCGTTCAGGACATGGTCAGCGCCCCACCGCCGAACGGTGCGTTCTGGTCGATCGGAGTGGAGGCCGAGCTCTATCTCCTCTTCCCTCTTCTCCTGTTCGTTCGGCGGCGGTGGGGCGCGGCAGTCCTGGTCGCGTGTGTGACCCTTCCGGTGATCGCCCGTGGGCTGATGGCGATTGACGCATCCCCCGTGGAGGGTGACAACTGGCTCGCTCCGCACCTCGCTCCCGTGTTCGTTGCAGGAGTGGTAGGCGCAGGGGTCGTCACTGCCTCGGACAGGGTCCAACGCCTGCCATGGGGATGGTTCGCTGCCCTGGCCGCCCTGCCTGTCCTGGCTCTCGGGTTCATCCAGGGTTCCGTCTGGACCGTGAACCACTACTTCTGGGTGGATCTCGCCGTCTCTCCGGCCATGGCGATGCTGCTCGCCGCGGTTGCCACCGGCAGACCCGCCATCCTCGTACGGCTCCTTACGGCGCGCCCCCTGCGCAGTCTCGGCGACTTCTCCTACAGCCTCTACCTGATCCATCTTCCGATCGTCATGGCCATAGCTCGCCGCATAGCACCGCATTTTGTGTCGCCTGGACTTTCCGTATTCGGGTTCACTCTCGTCCTGGGCCTGCCGGTCGCGGTATTTGGGGCGTGGTTGTTCTCCCGTATCTTCGAAACGCCGTTCAAGCGCAACAGATCCTGGAAATCCATGATCGAGTCGGTCGGGAGGTAG
- a CDS encoding ribonuclease domain-containing protein, which produces MLTLRRPRLSWAKRFAVLIAAIASVLSVSAVNSPAANAAVYGSCNIAGCSDAASANSTWSDLGYPTTRGWYDWPDGECSYAGGEFYNNDGQLPSGDTFYEYDVYPRACGAHRDAYRIVVDSDTGVVWYSPNHYTDFYQL; this is translated from the coding sequence TTGCTGACTCTGCGACGTCCCCGGCTGTCCTGGGCCAAGCGGTTCGCGGTGCTGATCGCCGCCATCGCGTCCGTGCTCAGTGTGTCCGCCGTCAACAGCCCCGCCGCGAATGCGGCCGTCTACGGCTCCTGCAACATCGCCGGATGCTCCGACGCGGCCTCAGCGAACTCGACCTGGTCCGACCTCGGCTACCCGACCACTCGGGGCTGGTACGACTGGCCGGACGGCGAGTGCAGCTACGCGGGCGGCGAGTTCTACAACAACGACGGGCAGTTGCCGTCCGGTGACACCTTCTACGAGTACGACGTCTACCCGCGCGCCTGCGGCGCCCATCGGGACGCCTACCGGATCGTCGTCGACTCCGACACCGGCGTGGTCTGGTATTCGCCCAACCACTACACCGACTTCTACCAGCTCTGA
- a CDS encoding DUF4157 domain-containing protein, with amino-acid sequence MRAHDKENEQSDTRSAPRRPAGPAPAGLEALQRAVGNEAVTRAVARERDGQVQRRSLVHDVLRSPGRPMDAGLRDEMEARFGGADFSGVRVHSDEVARRSAVEIQAKAYTSGEHVVDGGRMTKEDWAHELTHYLDQQAGPVPGTDNGSGLRVSDPADAGERRAVANARRVMSGSAPVQRTAAEHTSGHHTGSHRTHAASLVQRTEDEDLRNAKTPDEILAALKKSGHSDDDAWQLMQYMTSQQFRPGEGQSEFNIIDSIKQASQQRIAPVRRRQAGELLAKRWTIRHYTGRDPENPPSFTEIASTYENAAAGRASEHTNVADWRSLGNIKFTFYLVAVDGKVPQRNWLNNTHWYAEWDLDEIPDCWISPDLLEKMNKSMDADEAREAMKTVRAFRGTGAQLKELLAVSAFGSGNDPATALDTAIGGAFELKVPDGLTVKEWKKK; translated from the coding sequence GTGCGCGCGCACGACAAGGAGAACGAGCAGAGCGACACGCGGTCCGCGCCGCGCCGGCCGGCCGGCCCGGCGCCCGCCGGGCTGGAGGCGCTGCAGCGAGCGGTGGGCAACGAGGCGGTGACGCGGGCCGTCGCACGGGAGCGGGACGGGCAGGTGCAGCGTCGCTCCCTTGTGCATGACGTGCTGCGCTCTCCCGGCAGGCCCATGGACGCGGGGTTGCGGGACGAGATGGAGGCCCGGTTCGGGGGTGCCGACTTCAGCGGTGTGCGCGTCCACTCGGACGAGGTCGCCCGCCGGTCGGCGGTGGAGATCCAGGCCAAGGCGTACACCTCGGGGGAGCATGTGGTCGACGGCGGCCGCATGACGAAGGAGGACTGGGCGCACGAGCTGACCCACTACCTGGACCAGCAGGCCGGCCCGGTACCCGGTACGGACAACGGCTCGGGTCTGCGCGTCTCGGACCCCGCCGACGCGGGAGAGCGCCGCGCGGTCGCCAACGCGCGCAGGGTGATGAGCGGCAGCGCGCCGGTGCAGCGGACGGCCGCGGAGCACACGAGCGGCCACCACACCGGCAGCCACCGGACCCACGCGGCCTCGCTCGTCCAGCGGACCGAGGACGAGGACCTGCGCAACGCCAAGACGCCGGACGAGATCCTCGCCGCCCTGAAGAAGTCGGGCCATTCGGACGACGACGCCTGGCAGTTGATGCAGTACATGACCTCCCAGCAGTTCCGGCCCGGTGAGGGGCAGAGCGAGTTCAACATCATCGACAGCATCAAGCAGGCCTCGCAGCAGCGGATCGCCCCGGTCCGCAGGAGGCAGGCCGGAGAGCTGCTGGCCAAGCGGTGGACGATCCGGCACTACACCGGCCGGGATCCGGAGAACCCGCCGAGCTTCACGGAGATCGCGTCGACGTACGAGAACGCGGCCGCCGGCCGGGCGAGCGAACACACGAACGTCGCCGACTGGCGCTCGCTCGGCAACATCAAGTTCACGTTCTACCTGGTGGCCGTGGACGGCAAGGTGCCCCAGCGGAACTGGCTCAACAACACGCACTGGTACGCGGAGTGGGACCTCGACGAGATCCCGGACTGCTGGATCTCCCCGGACCTGCTGGAGAAGATGAACAAGTCCATGGACGCCGACGAGGCCCGAGAGGCGATGAAGACGGTCAGGGCGTTCCGCGGCACCGGCGCGCAACTCAAGGAACTGCTCGCGGTCAGCGCCTTCGGTAGCGGCAACGATCCGGCCACCGCGCTCGACACCGCGATCGGCGGCGCCTTCGAGCTGAAGGTCCCCGACGGGCTGACGGTCAAGGAGTGGAAGAAGAAGTAG
- a CDS encoding helix-turn-helix transcriptional regulator, with amino-acid sequence MSLSAAEHQAATAGRPYRVSVAVYAQDLVLRIGVVHQLRQRPEVELLDDTDADRAHASLVVVDSVDDEVMALLQRLQRNRATRTGLVVGSFESAALQRVVERGVAAVLRRAEADQDRLLHLVLALANGEGVLPGDLLGRLLSHVGSLQRAALDPHGLTLSTLTAREADMLRLVADGFDTAEIARKTSYSERTVKNVLHEITTRLQLRNRAHAVGYALRNGLI; translated from the coding sequence ATGTCCCTCTCCGCAGCAGAACATCAGGCCGCTACGGCCGGCCGGCCGTACCGGGTCTCCGTCGCCGTCTACGCCCAGGACCTGGTCCTGCGCATCGGTGTCGTCCATCAGCTCCGCCAGCGTCCCGAGGTGGAGCTGCTGGACGACACCGACGCGGACCGGGCACACGCGTCCCTCGTGGTCGTCGACTCCGTGGACGACGAGGTGATGGCCCTGCTGCAGCGGTTGCAGCGCAACCGTGCGACCCGCACCGGGCTCGTGGTCGGTTCCTTCGAGTCCGCGGCGCTGCAGCGGGTCGTCGAGCGCGGTGTCGCGGCGGTGCTGCGGCGCGCCGAGGCGGACCAGGACCGGCTCCTTCATCTGGTGCTCGCGCTGGCCAACGGCGAGGGCGTGCTCCCCGGTGACCTGCTCGGCAGGCTACTGAGCCATGTCGGCAGTCTGCAGCGCGCGGCGCTCGATCCGCACGGTCTGACCCTGTCCACGCTGACCGCGCGCGAGGCGGACATGCTGCGCCTGGTGGCGGACGGGTTCGACACCGCGGAGATAGCGCGCAAGACGTCGTACTCCGAGCGGACCGTCAAGAACGTGCTGCATGAGATCACCACACGTCTGCAGTTACGCAATCGGGCTCATGCCGTCGGCTACGCACTGCGCAACGGCCTGATCTGA
- a CDS encoding TolB family protein, protein MCSETARWTVNGTADPGGQRRLGRFGASLLLLVPLLALTAASGPGSAQAQPKAVDASATRIAYAGTGHRSLGKVIGTKDSEPLFGAGPAHYDVEPSALGDTMVFAGRRDEKNPQIYLRTPDGSVRKLTSSRDAAHPRLTPDGKSVVFDSAEPGGPNGRKQRDLWLVRTDGTGLTRLTDTPANEESPTVSPDGQRLAYACDSDAVLGEQIYVRPLAGGTPTRVTGTPGDKATEPVWNPVNDPAHRDLIAYTSTPTASGDSTGPRLRVTGGTAGDQPLLTGVPNDWRTHGAAWMPDGEGVLFLSPDRTCGCEGDWDHVYQVNSRASGPNLVLMEDRDVGTPTWVGPQNGGYVVVDRTSAKGSNTANGVHGPHVVTLQDVRADGADPRDLGLTVLNEDPAADSNTDPTKDPLFNPAAGYDPWTERQNYTPDGRRIVVTRFEGDTDNRIERIWTVDADGSNAAPMPLAGRGPKDWDTDPTFSPDGRFIAFTRTSPGGVGSASGPGHILIADATTGAIVHEIVPPAGRQTGGDAQPTWSSDGTTLAFTRNMTIDGNGGNKHIWTVPVDRLDQQRDLSATICPGNCAVIDDSPAFSPDGRQIAFNRKNGGGQVDQHNGMVLTSVSGDTCQVLLPESARGDAGACRRELPDSSVTGPHQPRDAAWTADGTGIVFSARTDTPVNCPEKLHLLNVATGRLSALTLELPGRQKEPGVQQSVDLAVHAPGTVPAVTVGHSTKVAVDVVNNGPAASPGTRLTIAPPAGVSVSGIRRPGGTCDAASLQCDIGVVPPGTTVPVTVTLTGLTVGDQPVDWSVTGSVIDPRPDDNTARTVVPVRKAGPPTPPPTPPTPPAPPTPPTPPTPPAPKAGPGVRVTAQPDPGYVGGRVVVTYTVRNGRNALATGLRLRIGLPSGIPDGGPPAGCDTRWVCALPDLAPGDSTVVRVVLSPDHALTGRVTGTLTTTGTDADPRDNRAHTTLRILQPKIVAVPPIGKPGFVTSVRGKDFPPGVPVRFTWKPGITAAAAPTVPQPDGTFIGQLLILTKDQTGPRTITASGPGFSPVKTDFLVVNGSVQPPDEVTRR, encoded by the coding sequence ATGTGTTCCGAGACTGCGAGGTGGACCGTGAACGGCACCGCTGACCCCGGCGGGCAGCGTCGGCTGGGGAGATTCGGAGCCTCGTTGCTCCTGCTGGTCCCGCTGCTCGCACTGACGGCGGCCTCGGGCCCGGGCAGCGCCCAGGCCCAGCCCAAGGCCGTCGACGCCTCCGCCACCCGGATCGCCTACGCCGGCACCGGGCACCGCAGCCTCGGCAAGGTGATCGGCACCAAGGACAGCGAGCCGCTGTTCGGGGCGGGCCCGGCACACTACGACGTCGAGCCGTCGGCCCTGGGCGACACGATGGTGTTCGCCGGCCGCCGCGACGAGAAGAACCCGCAGATCTATCTACGCACCCCCGACGGCTCGGTGCGCAAGCTGACCAGCAGCCGGGACGCGGCACACCCCCGGCTGACCCCGGACGGCAAGTCCGTGGTGTTCGACTCGGCGGAGCCCGGCGGCCCGAACGGCAGGAAGCAGCGCGACCTGTGGCTGGTGCGCACCGACGGCACCGGGCTGACCCGGCTGACCGACACACCGGCGAACGAGGAGAGCCCGACGGTGTCGCCGGACGGGCAGCGTCTGGCGTACGCCTGTGACAGCGACGCGGTCCTCGGGGAGCAGATCTACGTGCGCCCGCTGGCCGGCGGCACCCCGACCCGGGTGACCGGCACGCCGGGCGACAAGGCGACGGAACCGGTGTGGAACCCGGTGAACGACCCGGCGCACCGTGACCTCATCGCATACACCTCCACCCCGACCGCCTCCGGCGACTCGACGGGCCCCCGGCTGCGGGTGACCGGCGGCACGGCCGGCGACCAGCCGCTGCTCACCGGCGTACCGAACGACTGGCGGACCCATGGGGCAGCGTGGATGCCCGATGGGGAGGGCGTGCTGTTCCTCAGCCCGGACCGCACCTGCGGCTGCGAGGGCGACTGGGACCACGTGTACCAGGTGAACAGCCGCGCGTCGGGCCCGAACCTGGTGCTCATGGAGGACCGCGACGTCGGCACGCCGACCTGGGTCGGCCCGCAGAACGGCGGCTACGTCGTGGTGGACCGCACCTCGGCGAAGGGCAGCAACACGGCGAACGGTGTGCACGGTCCGCATGTGGTGACCCTCCAGGACGTCCGGGCGGACGGCGCCGACCCGCGTGACCTCGGGCTGACCGTCCTGAACGAGGACCCGGCGGCCGACAGCAACACCGATCCGACCAAGGACCCCCTGTTCAACCCGGCGGCGGGGTACGACCCGTGGACCGAGCGGCAGAACTACACACCCGACGGCCGGCGCATCGTGGTGACCCGGTTCGAGGGGGACACGGACAACCGGATCGAGCGGATCTGGACGGTGGACGCCGACGGCTCCAACGCCGCGCCCATGCCGCTCGCCGGACGCGGACCGAAGGACTGGGACACCGACCCCACGTTCTCGCCGGACGGCAGGTTCATCGCGTTCACCCGGACGTCGCCGGGCGGGGTCGGCTCCGCCTCCGGTCCCGGGCACATCCTGATCGCCGACGCCACCACCGGTGCGATCGTGCACGAGATCGTGCCGCCGGCCGGCCGGCAGACGGGCGGCGACGCCCAGCCCACCTGGTCCTCCGACGGCACCACGCTCGCCTTCACCCGCAACATGACCATCGACGGGAACGGCGGCAACAAGCACATCTGGACCGTCCCGGTGGACCGTCTGGACCAGCAGCGCGATCTGAGCGCGACGATCTGCCCCGGCAACTGCGCGGTCATCGACGACAGTCCCGCGTTCTCGCCGGACGGCCGGCAGATCGCCTTCAACCGCAAGAACGGCGGCGGCCAGGTCGACCAGCACAACGGCATGGTGCTCACCTCCGTGTCCGGCGACACCTGCCAGGTGCTGCTGCCCGAGTCGGCCCGCGGCGACGCCGGCGCCTGCCGCCGGGAGCTGCCCGACAGCTCGGTCACCGGACCGCACCAGCCGCGCGACGCGGCCTGGACCGCGGACGGCACCGGGATCGTCTTCAGCGCACGCACCGACACACCGGTCAACTGCCCGGAGAAGCTCCATCTGTTGAATGTGGCCACCGGCCGTCTGAGCGCGCTCACCCTGGAACTGCCGGGGCGGCAGAAGGAGCCCGGCGTCCAGCAGTCGGTGGACCTGGCCGTGCACGCCCCGGGCACGGTGCCCGCGGTCACCGTCGGTCACTCCACGAAGGTCGCCGTCGACGTCGTCAACAACGGCCCGGCCGCCTCGCCCGGCACCCGGCTGACCATCGCGCCGCCGGCCGGGGTGAGCGTGAGCGGGATCCGCCGGCCGGGCGGCACCTGTGACGCCGCCTCCCTGCAGTGCGACATCGGTGTGGTGCCGCCCGGCACGACCGTGCCGGTGACCGTGACGCTGACCGGGCTCACCGTCGGCGACCAGCCGGTGGACTGGTCGGTCACCGGGAGCGTGATCGACCCGCGGCCCGACGACAACACCGCCCGGACCGTGGTGCCGGTGCGCAAGGCCGGCCCTCCCACCCCGCCTCCGACGCCGCCGACACCCCCGGCGCCTCCGACGCCTCCCACCCCGCCGACACCACCCGCCCCGAAGGCCGGCCCCGGCGTCCGGGTCACCGCCCAGCCCGACCCGGGCTATGTCGGCGGCCGGGTCGTGGTGACGTACACCGTGCGCAACGGCCGCAACGCCCTGGCGACCGGGCTGCGGCTGCGGATCGGACTGCCCTCCGGGATCCCGGACGGCGGGCCGCCGGCGGGCTGCGACACCCGGTGGGTGTGTGCGCTGCCGGACCTGGCACCGGGCGACTCCACCGTCGTACGGGTGGTGCTCTCCCCCGACCACGCGCTGACCGGCCGGGTCACCGGCACCCTCACCACCACCGGCACGGACGCCGACCCTCGGGACAACAGGGCGCACACCACGCTGCGGATCCTGCAGCCGAAGATCGTCGCCGTCCCGCCGATCGGCAAGCCCGGCTTCGTCACCTCGGTGCGCGGCAAGGACTTCCCGCCGGGCGTCCCGGTGCGCTTCACCTGGAAGCCGGGGATCACCGCCGCCGCGGCACCGACCGTGCCCCAGCCGGACGGCACGTTCATCGGCCAGCTGCTCATCCTCACCAAGGACCAGACCGGTCCGCGCACGATCACCGCGAGCGGGCCCGGATTCTCCCCGGTGAAGACCGACTTCCTGGTGGTGAACGGCAGTGTGCAGCCGCCGGACGAGGTGACCCGCCGGTGA
- a CDS encoding DUF4255 domain-containing protein, with the protein MIHEVDEALRGLLAESGLEASGVEIVLDAPTRDWAARRNAPTVCAFLYDIREDPSRRGSGAQEVYDAAGHVVARRTPPRWFELTYLVTAWASRPQDEHRLLSQVLATLVAVDALPERLLTGSLAELGLTVSLDTAGAGPDGPSASDVWSALGGELKASLGVRVRAPLAGASRTAAPPVTEGLVVRATEHRQDGAHGQDTDHRQDGTPVPGRRLRYEGVSDPGPDGFAGPRERHPAPARRRRGGRQP; encoded by the coding sequence GTGATCCACGAGGTCGACGAGGCACTGCGCGGTCTGCTCGCGGAGTCGGGGCTGGAGGCGTCCGGGGTCGAGATCGTCCTCGACGCGCCGACCCGGGACTGGGCCGCGCGCCGCAACGCCCCCACCGTGTGTGCGTTCCTGTACGACATCCGGGAGGACCCGAGCCGGCGTGGCAGCGGCGCCCAGGAGGTGTACGACGCGGCCGGACATGTGGTGGCGCGCCGCACCCCGCCCCGCTGGTTCGAGCTGACGTACCTGGTCACGGCGTGGGCGAGCCGCCCGCAGGACGAGCATCGGCTGCTGTCCCAGGTGCTGGCCACGCTGGTGGCCGTCGACGCGCTGCCGGAGCGGCTGCTCACGGGCTCGCTGGCCGAACTGGGCCTGACCGTCTCGCTGGACACCGCCGGAGCGGGGCCCGACGGGCCGTCCGCCTCCGATGTGTGGTCGGCGCTCGGCGGCGAGCTGAAGGCATCGCTCGGTGTGCGGGTGCGCGCGCCGCTCGCCGGGGCGAGCAGGACGGCCGCGCCGCCGGTGACCGAGGGACTCGTGGTGCGGGCCACGGAACACCGGCAGGACGGGGCACACGGGCAGGACACGGATCACCGGCAGGACGGGACTCCGGTGCCGGGGCGCCGGCTGCGCTACGAGGGCGTGAGCGACCCGGGTCCGGACGGTTTCGCCGGTCCGCGCGAGCGGCACCCGGCGCCCGCCCGCCGCCGCAGAGGGGGCCGCCAGCCGTGA